A single Nicotiana tabacum cultivar K326 chromosome 5, ASM71507v2, whole genome shotgun sequence DNA region contains:
- the LOC142180949 gene encoding uncharacterized protein LOC142180949 → MDIGIMMKRKKRYARGRPRIRWGALTKDKARELDGRLSAMGAWRSSGDASTMWSMTANYVREAAREVLGVSKSFSGRHQGNWWWNDTVQGKVEAKKVACAKLAGSTSEDERSTNRESYEVARKEAKLAVTEAKNAAFSRLYKELGEKGGERKLFWMAKERERKAQDLDQVKCIKDEDDRVLMGESQIKQRWRTYFYGLLNEEGDRDIALGDLGHSKSPRDFRYCRRIKVEEIVGALRKMSRGRATGPDEIPVKF, encoded by the coding sequence ATGGACATCGGCATTatgatgaagaggaagaagaggtatGCTCGTGGCCGACCGAGGATTAGATGGGGAGCTTTAACCAAGGATAAAGCCCGGGAGTTGGATGGGAGGTTATCcgctatgggagcttggaggagtagtggagacgcgagcactatgtggtcGATGACGGCGAACTATGTGAGGGAGGCGGCGAGGGAGGTGCTAGGTGTATCAAAGAGTTTTTCTGGCAGGCACCAAGGaaactggtggtggaatgacacagtccaaggtaaagtggaggcGAAGAAGGTAGCGTGCGCGAAGTTAGCAGGGAGCACAAGCGAGGATGAGAGGAGTACGAATAGAGAGAGTTACGAAGtggctaggaaggaggcaaagctggcggtcacggaggctaagaatGCAGCATTTAGCCGTTTATACAAGGAATTAGGGGAGAAAGGCGGGGAAAGGAAGTTGTTTTGGATGGCTAAAGAGAGGGAGAGGAAGGCCCAGGATCTGGACCAAGTAaagtgcatcaaagacgaggatgATAGAGTATTGATGGGAGAGTCCCAGATTAAGCAGAGATGGCGAACGTACTTTTACGGTCTTCTGAATGAGGAGGGGGACCGGGATATAGCGCTAGGGGACTTGGGGCATTCGAAGAGTCCCCGAGATTTTAGGTATTGCAGGCGCATTAAGGTGGAGGAGATCGTGGGGGCGTTGCGTAAGATGAGTAGAGgtagagcgaccgggccagatgaaattccggttAAGTTTTAg